The Bacillota bacterium genome contains a region encoding:
- the dnaI gene encoding primosomal protein DnaI, with protein sequence MKKINEYLHNYPGKKTSDDMIDRLLEDPIIRNFVMKHDLKHETISSGINNLLSFKESKDICNQCTGLYDCKLITTGMTPTLRYYQNDVILEFTKCKYNTSDDSKLKIDSMYVPRKVFNADFSDFDLVGKERKEIHNYIIRFLKEYSRDHPMKGMYLSGIFGSGKTYILAAMANELAKLGYEIIFAYYPDLVRELKSSIGSGDLEDKIERLKRVDILFLDDIGGEAPSQFIRDEVLGPILQHRVLDELPTFFSSNLKMKVLLEAMQNDNSIIEKTKSSRIYERIKELSIEFEISEKPTHLS encoded by the coding sequence ATGAAAAAAATCAATGAATATTTGCATAACTATCCAGGCAAAAAAACATCTGACGATATGATTGATCGTTTACTTGAAGATCCAATTATTCGAAATTTTGTCATGAAACATGACTTGAAACACGAGACCATTTCCTCTGGAATTAATAATCTGCTTTCTTTTAAAGAATCAAAAGATATTTGTAATCAATGCACGGGACTTTATGATTGTAAATTGATAACAACAGGGATGACACCTACATTAAGATATTATCAAAATGACGTTATCTTAGAATTTACGAAGTGCAAGTATAATACTTCTGATGATTCAAAACTTAAAATCGATTCAATGTATGTTCCAAGAAAAGTGTTTAACGCTGATTTTAGTGATTTTGACTTAGTTGGCAAAGAACGAAAAGAGATTCACAATTATATAATTCGTTTTCTAAAAGAATACTCAAGAGATCATCCTATGAAAGGGATGTATTTGTCAGGGATATTTGGTTCAGGGAAAACATATATTTTAGCAGCTATGGCCAATGAACTTGCAAAACTGGGATATGAAATCATTTTTGCATACTATCCTGATTTAGTAAGAGAATTAAAATCGTCCATTGGATCAGGAGATTTAGAAGATAAAATTGAGAGATTGAAACGAGTTGACATCTTATTTTTAGATGACATAGGTGGAGAAGCACCAAGTCAATTTATCAGAGATGAAGTGTTAGGACCGATTTTACAACACCGGGTTCTAGACGAACTTCCAACGTTCTTTTCTTCCAATTTAAAAATGAAAGTGTTACTTGAAGCGATGCAAAATGATAATTCCATCATTGAGAAAACAAAATCATCTCGAATTTATGAACGTATTAAAGAACTATCCATTGAATTTGAAATTTCAGAAAAACCTACACACTTATCTTGA
- the thrS gene encoding threonine--tRNA ligase has protein sequence MIKIKFKDDSVKEFVKGTTSEDIASSISSSLKKKCIVAKVNGEFIDLNRPIFQDATLELITDEDANALEVLRHSTAHLLAEAVVSLYPHAKFGVGPNIEEGFYYDIDLGEDILTESDLPKIEKAMQKLASQNQLIERRELSKQEALLFFKNDEYKLELIRDLPESEIISVYSQSHFTDLCRGPHLPSTKWIKNFKLLSLAGAYWRGDSKNKQLTRVYGTAFFRPQELEEHLELLEERKKRDHRKLGKELDLFMLSEFGPGFPFWLPNGMILRRELEDFWYKVHIKEGYKLIQTPILLNKDLWVISGHWENYRENMYISEIDDQEYAIKPMNCPGGMLVYKRDIHSYKDFPLKVGELGLVHRHEASGALNGLFRVRNFTQDDAHIFMTEDQIVTEVANLVKLFEYVYSVFHLDYHIELSTRPKDKFIGKIETWDKAEKALADALKSLNKDYKVNPGDGAFYGPKLDFKLRDSMNRIWQCGTIQLDMNLPERFDLAYIDHFGEKQRPVMLHRALFGSIERFIGILIEHYAGAFPTWLAPVQVKVIPVNLMYHEAYSDTLVKRLMDEDIRVEKDFRDEKLGYKIREAQTKKIPYQIVIGDQEVNDQLVTYRKYGQTDQVTVSIDEFIKMIKKEIKEK, from the coding sequence ATGATTAAGATTAAATTTAAAGATGATTCAGTAAAAGAATTTGTGAAAGGAACAACTTCAGAAGACATTGCATCTTCTATTTCATCGTCTCTCAAAAAGAAATGTATTGTCGCAAAAGTTAATGGGGAATTTATCGATTTAAATCGCCCTATTTTTCAAGATGCTACTTTAGAATTAATTACAGACGAGGATGCCAATGCATTAGAAGTTTTGCGCCATTCTACAGCTCATTTATTAGCAGAAGCAGTTGTTTCTTTGTATCCACACGCAAAATTTGGGGTTGGTCCAAATATCGAAGAAGGCTTTTATTATGACATCGATTTAGGAGAAGATATTTTAACAGAATCTGATTTACCAAAAATTGAGAAGGCTATGCAAAAACTTGCAAGTCAAAATCAATTAATTGAAAGAAGAGAACTTTCAAAACAAGAAGCACTACTTTTTTTTAAAAACGATGAATACAAACTTGAATTAATCCGTGACTTGCCTGAATCTGAAATTATTTCTGTTTATTCTCAATCACATTTTACAGACTTATGTAGAGGGCCTCATCTTCCAAGTACAAAATGGATTAAAAATTTTAAATTATTAAGTCTTGCTGGCGCTTATTGGCGAGGAGACTCAAAAAACAAACAATTAACTCGGGTTTATGGAACAGCTTTCTTTCGTCCTCAAGAACTAGAAGAACATTTAGAGTTATTAGAAGAAAGAAAAAAAAGAGATCATCGGAAATTAGGGAAAGAACTCGACTTATTTATGTTAAGCGAATTTGGCCCTGGATTTCCATTTTGGCTACCAAATGGAATGATTTTACGACGTGAATTAGAAGATTTTTGGTATAAAGTACACATAAAAGAAGGGTATAAATTAATTCAAACCCCCATTTTACTAAATAAAGATTTATGGGTTATTTCAGGACATTGGGAAAACTATAGAGAAAATATGTATATTTCTGAAATTGATGATCAAGAATATGCCATTAAGCCTATGAATTGCCCAGGTGGAATGTTGGTTTATAAAAGAGATATCCATTCCTACAAGGATTTCCCTTTAAAAGTTGGAGAACTAGGTCTTGTACATCGCCACGAAGCAAGTGGAGCTTTAAATGGATTGTTTCGGGTTCGGAATTTTACTCAAGATGATGCACATATATTTATGACAGAAGACCAAATTGTAACCGAAGTCGCAAACCTTGTAAAATTATTTGAATATGTATACAGTGTTTTTCATTTAGATTACCATATTGAACTTTCAACTAGACCAAAAGACAAATTTATTGGTAAGATTGAGACGTGGGATAAAGCAGAAAAAGCTTTAGCGGATGCACTCAAATCTTTGAATAAAGATTATAAAGTAAATCCAGGAGATGGTGCATTTTATGGGCCTAAATTGGATTTTAAACTTCGCGATTCCATGAATCGAATCTGGCAATGTGGTACGATTCAACTTGATATGAATTTGCCAGAGAGATTTGATTTAGCTTATATCGATCATTTTGGAGAAAAACAAAGACCCGTTATGCTTCATAGAGCTTTATTTGGCTCAATTGAACGTTTTATAGGGATTTTAATAGAGCATTATGCTGGAGCATTTCCAACATGGTTAGCACCAGTTCAGGTAAAAGTTATTCCTGTAAACTTGATGTATCATGAAGCTTATTCAGATACGTTAGTAAAACGACTTATGGACGAAGATATTCGAGTTGAAAAAGATTTTAGGGATGAAAAATTGGGGTATAAAATAAGAGAAGCACAAACCAAAAAAATTCCTTATCAAATCGTAATTGGAGATCAAGAAGTAAATGATCAACTCGTAACGTATCGAAAATATGGACAAACAGATCAAGTTACTGTTTCAATTGATGAATTTATTAAAATGATAAAAAAAGAAATTAAAGAGAAATAA